The genomic region TGGCCGCCTGGGTGCAAAAGCTGGTGGGGGTGCACATGCTGTCGGTGCGCTATGCCATCACGCTCACGGTGGGCTATGCCATCTACCTGCTGGTGCTGCGCTGGTGGGCCGCCCGCCTGCTGCGCGACGAAGCCGAAGACACTGAAGAATGGAACGCCGTGGATACGGTAGATGCTTCGCTGGACGTGGCAGACGTTGTGGGCTCGCTGCCCCGGTTTCGCGGCACGGCCTCGGTGCCGCGTGGCGATGGGGCGGGCTTGTCTGATCTGGCAGATGCCTCCAGTGGCGTGGCCGATGTGGCCGAGGCAGGCAAAGGCCTGGGTGAGCTGGCGGGAGACGCGCTGGAAGGCCTGGGCAGTGCCGACGAAGGCGCGGTGGTGGTCATCCCGGTGGTGGCCATCTTCCTCATCGGCGCTGCCGTGCTGGCCGGGGCGGGCGCGCTGGCCATGCTGTTCTTCAGCTGGGATGTGCTTCTGGCGGTGGCGGTGGAGCTTGCCTTTTCTGTCGCTGCCGTGCGCGTGGCCACCGGGGTGGAGCGCGAAGGCTGGATCAGCGCCGCCGTGCGCCTGACCTGGAAGCCGCTGCTGGGCGCGCTGCTGTGCGCTGTGCTGCTGGGGGCCACCATCGACCACTTCATGCCCCAGGTGGATTCGCTGCCCGAAGCGGTGCGCGTGCTGCAGGGGCTGCCGCCTTACCCCAAGTGATTCTTGATGGCTGTTTGCTACTGAGGTATTTGCTACTGTTTTAGTAGCTGTCTGCGCTTGTCTATCAAGCGCTAGAGCCAAAAATGGTTATATGTCAGTGCTAATGCACCCAAGGCATCAGCACAACTAGCCACCGGGGCCGCCAGGTCAGCGTGAAGGCTACCGCCAGTGCGGCGGCGGCCAGGCCCATCACCCACACCAGAACGGCCATGGATGCGTGGTCTACCGCCAGACACAGCACCAGCGAGGTGGCCAGGCCCGTCGCGCCCAGCCAGCGCAGCGCATGCGCGGTGCGTGCGGGCAGGGCGGTGGTGCCGCACACTTGCTGCCAGTGCGCCTCCATGGCCAGGGCCAGCCAGGCCATGCCCAGCACACTGGCCGCCAGGGCGGCGGCATGCAAAACAGCGTCAGGCATGAGCGGCCTCCGTCGCTGGGGTGTGGGGTGCGGCGCTACGGGCGGGTGTTGCGGGGGCTGCTTGCGCACGCTGGGTGAGCTTGCGCGCTGCCAGCAGGGCCACGGCGGCACCCGTCAAGATGAACAGGTCCACGCCTGCCACGGGCCAGTAGCCCGCGCCCAGTGTCTTGATGAGGTGGTCGCCCGTGGTCACCCAGTTCAGCACCACGGCGCACACGGCCAGCGCGGCAATGGCCCAGCACTGCTCGCGCCATGCGGGCGACATGCGGCCTTGCGCCACCGGCGCGCTGCGCCAGAAGGCATGGCCCAGCGCCAGCGCCCAGGTGGCCCAGAAGGCATATTGCTCCAGGCTGCCACGGTTGGGCCAGCCCGCAGGGATGGCGTCGGGCAGCAGGCGGTTGGCAATCAAAATGCCCAGCGCAGCCAGCACCATGCCCGTCACGGTGGTGGTGGCCAGTGCGTCCACCACACGCGCGCCCTGGCTGTGTTGCTTGGCATGCTGCTTCTTGCGCTTTTCTACAAAGAAGATGAAGCCCGTGGCAATGCACACGCAGCCCATCAGCCCGCCCAGCACATACATCCAGCGCAGCAACCAGTGCCTGAAGTGCTGCAGATGCAGCCCGGTGAGGAACTCGTTGACGCTGTTGACGGCGCTGTGTGGCGGGTCTTCACGCAGCAGCTCGCCGGTGCTGGCCTTGAAGTGGATGCCGTTACCCACCAGTGCAATGCGGTCGGTGCCCGCGCGGTACACGCTCACGTAGCCATTGGCGTCGCCCACATGCTGC from Acidovorax sp. DW039 harbors:
- a CDS encoding DUF3325 domain-containing protein, which produces MPDAVLHAAALAASVLGMAWLALAMEAHWQQVCGTTALPARTAHALRWLGATGLATSLVLCLAVDHASMAVLVWVMGLAAAALAVAFTLTWRPRWLVVLMPWVH